From the genome of Anaerolineae bacterium:
CTGCCATGGTTTATCCGGGGCAGGTATTATGGGAAGGAACCAATGTCTCCGAAGGGAGAGGAACAACTCAGCCTTTCGAGCTTTTTGGGGCTCCGTTTATCGATACGGAAAAGGTTTTATCCTCCCTGGGCTCAGGCGGGTTGCCGGGCGTGGCTTTGAGGCAAACCGTATTTGAACCCACATCAAACAAATGGCGGGAAAACCCATGCAATGGTTTTCAGATACATATAATTGAGCCGAATAAATACCTGCCGTATATAACCACACTCAGGCTGCTTCAGTCTGTGATTTTTCATCACAGGGATCGGTTTAAGTGGAAGCTTCCGCCATATGAATATGAATTTGAAAGGATTCCGATTGATCTCATAACCGGCGACAAGGAGATACGAAGGCAAATAGAAAATTTTGACGACATTGATGAGATTGCAGCATCCTGGAAGGATGATTTGGATGAGTTTGTTAAGATAAGCCGCCGATTTTATCTTTACAGCGAATAAGTTATTTAAGGAGTTTTGGCGTGGAGAAAAAGCAGACAGACTGGAAACGGATGCTATTTAAGGGGAACAAGGTATGGCTGGCGACAGAGCAAAACGGGAAACCGATTTTAAAAACCGGCAAGGTGTTGATAAAGTATCAGCTTGACCAGGATTATGAGTACTGGGTCCACGAAAACAGGGTTATGCCTGTTGATTCATTGCAACCTGGAAAGCCTGAGAAGCCTGAGAAAAAAGAGCTTAAAAAAAATAAACCGCGCAAGAAATCTCCGGCAGAGCTTGACCCGCATGCCTCGCGTTGCGAAGCATTGCAGGCAGGTATAAAGACCGAATGCGATAATACAATTTTCATCTATACGGACGGCGCTTCTTCCGGTAATCCCGGCCCTTCAGGGATAGGAATTTTGCTGCGTTTTAAAGATCATGAAAAGGAAATATCAAGAAATATAGGAACGGCAACCAACAATATCGCGGAGCTTGAAGCAATTAAAACAGCCCTTTTGGAACTAAAGCATTATGATTATCCTGTGAGGCTTTTTACGGACAGCAGCTATGCCCACGGGGTGCTTACCCTTGGCTGGAAGGCAATAAAAAACAGGGAGCTGATAAACTCAATTAAAAAACTGATTTCAAAATTCAGCGACCTGAAACTAATTAAGGTAAAAGGGCATGACGGGTTTGACGGGAATGAAAAGGCGGACTTTCTTGCAACCTCAGCTATAAAAAGATAGGGGAATAAAGAAAAAATACAGAGCCCTCCACAATTATGTGCAGGGCTCTGTATAACTTATGATGTTTTGTTTGTTTTTAATGTATCGATCTCTTTTTTAAGATCATCTATTTCCTTTTTATATTTATCAATGTCTTCTATGTCTGGTGCATTACTTGTTGTTGTATCATCTTTCTGCCAGGAATCTTTGAGCTCATCAAAGCCAAGATAAAGAGCTAATCCGCCTCCCAACAAAAGCATTATCGGGATAGCGCCGGCTAAAAGTTGTAAAAAAGGTTTCCACCAGATTGATACGCCGATGATGCCTAACACAGCCGCAATTGCTCCGCCAATTAATGTTTTCATAAAAAACCATCCTCCGTTAATCTAAAATTCATTAGAGTCTGTTTTAAAATAATTTTTTCTGTTTAATTATATTTGTTTAAAATTATCATAATTTTTACGAGCTTGTCAATTTTATTTTCATTTATTTTCCTGATTGAAGAACCCTGTAGCGCAGGCTACGGGGGATGCGTTCGCTATTGGATAGTTTTCGTTCAGACACTATTTAATAATATATTGCCAATAAAAATTTATTCTGATAATTTTTTATAAGTTCATCAATTTTAGATAAAAATAGTTTTGGATTTATATAAAGCCATCAAATAAACAATGATAAAATATAAATGGATGCAATTTAAAAACAGAGTAAGGCTGTGGATCGATTCCGTCCTTCAGGGTACACACAACCATTATCTTTGCTTTTTGCCCGGAAAGACAGGTTTTTTATCCTCCCGGATTTTGAAACTTTTCTTTTCAGGAATTAAGATTAACAAGGAACAGACCCTTATGCTTAAAAAGCTCAAGGAAGAAGGGGTTATTGTTTATGTTACTAAATATAAAAGTTATTTTGAGTATCTTTTTTACTATACACGCTATAAGCAGGATGGACTTGCCTTTCCTGAAATAGGCTTTGATTATAAGGTGCTTATATGGCAGCCTGTCTCGCGCATCCTGAGGATTTTTTTATCCTATCTTGATTATATATTCAGCAACCTGTCTCTGCCCGATCCTTATGCCGGCGGCTATATCAGGCAGGAACTGATAAACGGCCGGTCAGGTCTGGTGTCTCTTGTTGAAAAAAAAGGCTTTTACCGCAGATTTGTTAAACAAAAGACAGACCCACTGCAATATCTTATCAAAATACAGCAATCTGTTGAAATAGGTGACAAGCCTATTTTTATTGTTCCTCAACTGATGTTTTTCAGTAAAGAGCCGCTTAGATACACTCCTACTATAAAAGATATTCTGCTCGGCACCGAAGAAAAACCAGGGAAAATAAGGCGACTGGTCACCCTGTTCAAAAATCCCGAGAAGGTATTTATGGAAATATCTGAACCGATTAATTTAAAGGATTTTTTAGAATCAGAGCAAATCAGGCAGCGGGGTGTTGAATATCAGTCGCTTGTGTTAAGGCGCAATCTTTTGCTTCAGATAAACCGCCATCGCCAGAGCACTCTCGGCCCCACCCTGAAATCAAGGGAAGAGCTTAAGGAAAGCATTCTGACAAATGATCGTCTTCAAGGCTTTATGGAAAATTATTCGAAAAAGCATGATCTGTCGATTCAGAAGGTACATAAAAAGGCGGATAAACATCTTGATGAAATTGCCGCTAAATATAATGTGGTGATAATAAAGATCCTTGCGGCACTGGTCAAATGGGTTTCAAATACAATATTTGAAGGGCTTACGGTCAATATGGATATGCTTAACAATGTAAAAGGCATGTTGAAAAAAGGACCGTTGATTCTGGTTCCCTGTCACAAGAGTCACATAGATTACCTGATGCTGTCATATCTTCTTTATGCCAACAATATGCCCTGCCCGCTTGTTGCCGCGGGCAAAAATCTTTCTTTCTGGCCAATGGGCCCGATATTCAGAGGGGGTGGCGCATTTTTTATCAGGCGAACATTCAAGGGGGCTGTGCTTTATTCAAAAGTTTTTGTCGAATATATTTATAAAATTCTTGAAGAAGGATTTAATATAGAATTTTTTATCGAAGGGGGCAGAAGTAGAACCGGCAAGCTGATACTGCCCAAGTTGGGGCTGCTTTCCATTCTGCTCAATGCATATAAAGACCGCGTCTGTGATGATATGATATTTGTGCCTATTTATATCGGGTATGACAGAGTTATGGAGGAGAGTTCATATCTTAACGAAATCGAAGGTGGACAAAAACAGCCGGAAAATTTATTGCAGATCATTAAGGCGAGAAAACTGCTTAAGAAAAGGTACGGAAAAATATATATTAAATTTCACCAGCCTCTCTCGCTCAACGAACTTTTATCGCAAAGCAATGTTTCGATCCAGGATATGACATCAAAGGAGCGGAATGCGCTGACCCGTAATCTTGGGTTCAGGATCATAAATGCCATAAACAATGTTTCGGTGGTGACTCCGTACGGCCTTGTCGCAAGCGCGCTTTTGAATTGTTCTAAGAAAGGGTTTACTTATGAACATTTTATGTCACATGTGGGAATCTATATGAATTATCTGGTGTCACAGAAAGTCGATCTGGCGGATACCCTTTTACTTGACAATGTTTATGCCGTTGAACAGGTCGTTGATGCTTATATTAACAGAAAATTCATCATACAGACTTCAAAAAACATGGAAGGCCGATTTGCCGGCGCACAATTCATGGTAAATGAAAACAAGAGACCGATTCTGGAATATTATAAAAACAACTGCATTGCCTTTTTTATTCCCGCGGCCTTTACCGCTCTTGCGATTTTAGAAAAGGATGCATTTCAGTTTTCCGCATCCGATCTTAACATCGGATATGGTTTTCTTCAGGGGTTCTTTAAAAATGAATTTGCATATGATGTGGACCAGACATCAGAATATTTTATTCGGAAAAACATAAAGGCATTTATTAATGAAGCTGTGTTAATGCCTCATCCGACACTGCCGGACACATATAACCTGACTTCGGCGGGCTTTAGAGATCTGAAGCTGTTTTCCCGCTTCCTTAAAACATATTTTGAATCATACTTGATAGTTTTAAGGCACCTGGGGGGGGTATCGAATAGTTTGCCTGATACAAAGGATATCTTGAAAAAAATACAGGCTACCGGGAATCGTATGTATAAAAAAGGGGAAATCGAGCGCAAAGAGGCTCTTTCAAAAATCAATTATAAAAATGCCGTGGATTATTTTACTTCCCATGGAGTTAAATCTTCGCAGGATACCGAGAAGATTGAATATTATACCAAAGCAATACAGCGTTATCTAAATTATCTTTAATCATAGCGGGGCCTTTATGAAGGCGATGATACTTGCCGCCGGCCTGGGTACGCGGCTTCTTCCTTTTACCGAATTCACACCCAAACCTCTGTTTACTATTTCAGGTAATCCTTTACTGGATATCATAATTCACAGCCTTGAATCCGCAGGTTGCACGGCTGTTATCATAAACACCCACCATCTGTATAAAGAAATAGATTCCTTTTTAGCATCACAACAATATGCCATCCCCGTATCTACCCGTTACGAACCAATGATTCTCGGCACAGCGGGAGCGATAAAGAATGCGGCTGATTTCTGGGACAATCAACCCTTTATGGTTATAAACAGCGACATTGTCACGGATATTGATCTGCGGAAGGTATATGATTTCCATTTAAGTCATAACCATCAGGCAACATTGGTTCTTCATGATTGCGCGGAGTTTAACAATGTATGCGTGGATAAAAACGATTTTATCACAGGCATTGAAGCTCAGGAAAAAGAAGCAAGCCTCGGTCATGCGAGGAAACTCACCTTTACCGGAATACAGGTCCTTGATCCTGAAATTCTTGAATTTATACCGGATGGGATCTTTTCAGACAGCGTTAGCATGTACAGGAGGTTAATATTATCAGGCAAAAAGATAAAAGCTTATATCTCAAAAAAATATTACTGGAAGGATATTGGAACACCCGAAAGATATAAGGAAACGGTTTTTGACAAGATGGCGCCC
Proteins encoded in this window:
- a CDS encoding RNase H family protein gives rise to the protein MEKKQTDWKRMLFKGNKVWLATEQNGKPILKTGKVLIKYQLDQDYEYWVHENRVMPVDSLQPGKPEKPEKKELKKNKPRKKSPAELDPHASRCEALQAGIKTECDNTIFIYTDGASSGNPGPSGIGILLRFKDHEKEISRNIGTATNNIAELEAIKTALLELKHYDYPVRLFTDSSYAHGVLTLGWKAIKNRELINSIKKLISKFSDLKLIKVKGHDGFDGNEKADFLATSAIKR
- a CDS encoding 1-acyl-sn-glycerol-3-phosphate acyltransferase translates to MIKYKWMQFKNRVRLWIDSVLQGTHNHYLCFLPGKTGFLSSRILKLFFSGIKINKEQTLMLKKLKEEGVIVYVTKYKSYFEYLFYYTRYKQDGLAFPEIGFDYKVLIWQPVSRILRIFLSYLDYIFSNLSLPDPYAGGYIRQELINGRSGLVSLVEKKGFYRRFVKQKTDPLQYLIKIQQSVEIGDKPIFIVPQLMFFSKEPLRYTPTIKDILLGTEEKPGKIRRLVTLFKNPEKVFMEISEPINLKDFLESEQIRQRGVEYQSLVLRRNLLLQINRHRQSTLGPTLKSREELKESILTNDRLQGFMENYSKKHDLSIQKVHKKADKHLDEIAAKYNVVIIKILAALVKWVSNTIFEGLTVNMDMLNNVKGMLKKGPLILVPCHKSHIDYLMLSYLLYANNMPCPLVAAGKNLSFWPMGPIFRGGGAFFIRRTFKGAVLYSKVFVEYIYKILEEGFNIEFFIEGGRSRTGKLILPKLGLLSILLNAYKDRVCDDMIFVPIYIGYDRVMEESSYLNEIEGGQKQPENLLQIIKARKLLKKRYGKIYIKFHQPLSLNELLSQSNVSIQDMTSKERNALTRNLGFRIINAINNVSVVTPYGLVASALLNCSKKGFTYEHFMSHVGIYMNYLVSQKVDLADTLLLDNVYAVEQVVDAYINRKFIIQTSKNMEGRFAGAQFMVNENKRPILEYYKNNCIAFFIPAAFTALAILEKDAFQFSASDLNIGYGFLQGFFKNEFAYDVDQTSEYFIRKNIKAFINEAVLMPHPTLPDTYNLTSAGFRDLKLFSRFLKTYFESYLIVLRHLGGVSNSLPDTKDILKKIQATGNRMYKKGEIERKEALSKINYKNAVDYFTSHGVKSSQDTEKIEYYTKAIQRYLNYL